The Cytobacillus firmus genome segment TCCTTAAGAAGAAATGTTCAATCAATCACGATCTGTTATGATTCCGATAATGCCGGTATCGAAGCCGCATACCGGGCAGCAAACCTGCTAACGGAAGCAGGCTGCCAGATCAGAGTGGCACTGATGCCTGACGGCTATGATCCGGATGATTATATTAAAGAATACGGCGAAGAAAAATTTCGTCATGATGTAATCGAATCCAGCATAACCTTTATGGCATTTAAACTTCTTTATCTCCGTAGAGGCAAAAGGCTTCAAAATGAAGGAGATAGGCTCCTGTATATCGAAGAGGTATTAAAGGAAATCAGCCGGCTTGATAAAGCGGTGGAAAGAGACCATTATCTTCGCCAGCTGGCAAATGAATTTTCACTTTCTCTGGAAGCCTTGAAAGAGCAGCAAAAACAGGTTTATTACACGGAGAAGAGAAAAAGCAGCCAGAAGGGCAAAGGTGCTTTCGAGCCTCAAAAAAGGCTGCAGACACCCAAAAGGGCTGATAGTCTTAAACCCGCTTTTCATACAGCGGAAAGAAGGCTGATTGCCCACATGCTCAGGAATAGTGACATAGCATTTAAAGTTCAGGATATGCTTCAGGGAAATACATTTAACATCGATGAACACCAGGCTATTATTACCTATCTTTTAGGTTTTTACGAAAAAGGCCATACGCCTGATCCTAGTGCATTCATAAATTTCATAAATGATGAAAAGCTTAAACGTATTGTGGTGGATATAGAAATGATGTCCATAAACGATGAAATAAGCGAACAGGAATTATCAGATTACCTTAAACAGGTGTTGAATTATCAAAAGATGTTAAAAATAAAGGAAAAATTAAATGAAGAAAAGGAAGCAGAACGCCAAAAGGATTATGCTAAAGCGGCTTTAATCGCAATGGAAATTCTTCATTTGCGAAAGTCACTATAAGAAGGCTGTGTGCCTTAAATAAAAGTTATGGAATTAGCACCACCTAAGAAGATTT includes the following:
- the dnaG gene encoding DNA primase; the encoded protein is MAERIAEEKVNEIRQAVDIVDVIGDYIQLNKQGRNYFGLCPFHGENTPSFSVSPEKQIYHCFGCGAGGNAFSFLMDLEGYSFQEAALKLAEKGNIKLAIDAASAASAKSMPVDIQQMMEAHELLRKFYHHLLVNTKDGQHALEYLLNRGFTMESIEKFQIGYSLKSWDFVFKFLTKRKFPEGVMERAGLIIKREKDGNYFDRFRDRIMFPIFDRSGNTIAFSGRSLGADEPKYLNSPETAIFNKSKTLYNFHLARPQIKKLQRAVLFEGFADVIAADRAGVGNGVGTMGTALTEEHVASLRRNVQSITICYDSDNAGIEAAYRAANLLTEAGCQIRVALMPDGYDPDDYIKEYGEEKFRHDVIESSITFMAFKLLYLRRGKRLQNEGDRLLYIEEVLKEISRLDKAVERDHYLRQLANEFSLSLEALKEQQKQVYYTEKRKSSQKGKGAFEPQKRLQTPKRADSLKPAFHTAERRLIAHMLRNSDIAFKVQDMLQGNTFNIDEHQAIITYLLGFYEKGHTPDPSAFINFINDEKLKRIVVDIEMMSINDEISEQELSDYLKQVLNYQKMLKIKEKLNEEKEAERQKDYAKAALIAMEILHLRKSL